In Paenibacillus sp. G2S3, a single window of DNA contains:
- the ptsP gene encoding phosphoenolpyruvate--protein phosphotransferase, which translates to MIQGIGAAAGVAIGKAFVLPNWEWSLPDTQVNPVDLAKEFERLYEGIRTSKDEIEFIKKEFREVVGPEESSIFDAHLAILDDPVFMSEIRGIIERQYKAAEVAVKEAIDHFVAMFDLLDDEYMKERAVDIKDVGNRLLKHLLGAPEVTLPSDTQPYILVAKELSPSQLAHLNPTYVLGIVTMMGGKTSHSSIMARALGIPLVAGLENNLSNPIQTGDMLVIDGDTGSVQIHPDEVTINEYVSLRNKQHKKKEQLELLATVDAVTKDGVNLRLAGNISSVKELNLALKYGAEGVGLFRTEFLYMDRSSFPTEDEQFEVYKQVVEKVGSNMVVIRSLDIGGDKHLDYFQLPEEQNPFLGYRAIRISLNRQDMFKTQLTAILRASAYGNVKLMFPMISSVEEVQAAKAVLEEVKAELELRDIPFNRNIPVGIMIEVPAAVMIADLLAEEVDFFSIGTNDLVQYVLAVDRMNEQIAHMYHPYHPAVLRMIRMTVEAARNAKIDISVCGEMAADERSLPLWLELGISDLSMSPQALLKVKHRTLNTLAIDATRVAKACFHHRTSSETEEILSAYAQKSGITLGTSVETKEKASS; encoded by the coding sequence ATGATACAAGGCATAGGCGCAGCAGCAGGTGTAGCTATCGGGAAGGCCTTTGTCTTACCGAACTGGGAGTGGAGCTTACCAGACACACAAGTGAACCCAGTGGATCTAGCTAAGGAGTTTGAGCGTTTATACGAAGGTATCCGTACCTCTAAGGATGAGATTGAATTCATCAAAAAAGAATTCAGAGAGGTAGTCGGTCCGGAGGAATCCAGCATTTTTGATGCTCATCTGGCGATTTTGGATGATCCGGTGTTCATGAGCGAAATCCGGGGGATTATTGAACGCCAGTATAAGGCGGCGGAAGTGGCTGTTAAGGAAGCGATTGATCATTTTGTAGCGATGTTTGATCTGCTAGATGATGAATACATGAAGGAGCGGGCGGTTGATATTAAGGATGTCGGTAACCGTCTGTTAAAGCATCTTTTAGGTGCTCCTGAGGTCACGTTGCCATCGGATACACAGCCGTATATTCTCGTTGCGAAGGAGTTATCTCCTTCCCAGTTAGCTCACTTGAACCCAACTTATGTTCTAGGTATTGTTACCATGATGGGCGGTAAAACCTCACATTCCTCCATTATGGCTCGTGCGCTGGGCATTCCGCTCGTAGCAGGTTTGGAGAATAATTTATCTAACCCAATTCAGACCGGAGACATGCTCGTGATAGATGGAGATACCGGATCTGTGCAAATTCATCCTGATGAGGTAACGATCAATGAATATGTTTCTCTTCGGAATAAGCAGCATAAAAAGAAAGAACAACTGGAATTGCTTGCTACAGTCGATGCCGTCACTAAAGATGGCGTTAACCTGCGATTGGCCGGTAATATCAGCTCAGTCAAAGAACTGAATTTAGCGCTCAAGTATGGAGCCGAGGGTGTAGGTTTATTCCGTACAGAGTTTCTTTACATGGATCGCAGTTCTTTCCCAACCGAGGATGAACAATTCGAAGTCTACAAACAGGTTGTCGAGAAGGTAGGCAGCAATATGGTTGTGATCCGTTCGCTGGATATAGGCGGGGACAAGCATCTGGATTACTTCCAGCTACCAGAAGAGCAGAATCCGTTCCTTGGCTATCGTGCCATTCGAATCAGCTTGAATCGACAAGATATGTTCAAAACTCAGCTAACCGCCATTTTGCGGGCGAGTGCATATGGGAATGTAAAGCTAATGTTCCCAATGATATCTTCCGTAGAAGAAGTACAGGCGGCAAAAGCTGTATTGGAAGAAGTGAAGGCTGAACTGGAGCTACGGGACATACCGTTTAATCGGAATATTCCAGTCGGTATTATGATTGAAGTTCCAGCTGCGGTTATGATTGCGGATTTACTGGCTGAGGAAGTTGACTTTTTCAGTATCGGTACGAACGATTTGGTGCAATATGTACTAGCCGTAGATCGTATGAATGAACAAATTGCGCATATGTATCATCCATATCATCCGGCGGTTCTGCGAATGATCCGTATGACTGTAGAAGCAGCTCGTAATGCAAAAATAGACATAAGTGTATGTGGTGAAATGGCGGCAGATGAGCGTTCTTTGCCACTTTGGCTGGAGCTTGGGATTAGTGATCTTAGCATGTCGCCGCAGGCACTGCTGAAGGTTAAACACCGTACCCTGAATACACTGGCTATAGATGCTACAAGGGTTGCTAAAGCTTGCTTCCATCATCGTACAAGCTCGGAGACGGAGGAAATCCTAAGTGCTTATGCTCAGAAAAGCGGTATTACGCTTGGAACGAGCGTGGAAACAAAGGAGAAAGCTTCTTCATAG
- a CDS encoding sigma-70 family RNA polymerase sigma factor — protein MEHIINDEMEIVATDEDIFYELVAEQKRKLYSIAYSYLRNEADSLEVLQEATCRAWINRKSLKDSERFAPWLTRILINCCNDELKRRKRNAVTEAARSDIGIMEMKSDRRLDMEQALEGVKPKYRQVLVLKYYKDMTLAEIAEVLDKPEGTVKTWLNKGLKQLRDRMKRKGELFYG, from the coding sequence ATGGAACACATTATTAATGACGAAATGGAAATAGTCGCTACGGATGAAGACATATTTTATGAGCTGGTAGCTGAACAGAAAAGAAAGCTATACAGCATTGCTTATAGCTATTTGCGAAACGAAGCGGATTCGTTGGAAGTTCTACAGGAGGCAACCTGCCGCGCATGGATTAACCGTAAAAGCTTAAAAGACTCCGAGAGATTTGCTCCATGGCTAACACGTATTCTGATCAATTGCTGTAACGATGAGTTGAAGCGCAGAAAGAGGAACGCTGTCACAGAAGCTGCTCGAAGTGATATAGGGATTATGGAGATGAAAAGCGATCGCAGATTGGACATGGAACAAGCATTGGAAGGGGTAAAGCCGAAGTATCGCCAGGTGCTTGTACTCAAATATTACAAGGATATGACCCTTGCAGAAATTGCAGAGGTTCTGGATAAACCCGAGGGTACCGTGAAGACTTGGCTCAATAAAGGTCTGAAACAACTGCGTGACAGAATGAAACGGAAGGGGGAGCTATTTTATGGCTGA
- a CDS encoding type 1 glutamine amidotransferase domain-containing protein, with protein MRLAGKKVIALVDDEFEDLELWYPVYRVREEGAEVHLAGLEKDKTYIGKYGVPAKAEYSWDDLNAADYDGILVPGGWAPDKIRRYSAVLKLVQDFNTAKKPIGQICHAGWVLISAKILEGVTVTSTPGIRDDMENAGAIWKDEAVVTDGHIISARRPPDLPPYGKAFCDALAGE; from the coding sequence ATGAGACTAGCTGGCAAAAAGGTCATAGCACTCGTAGACGATGAATTTGAAGATTTGGAGCTCTGGTATCCTGTGTACCGAGTAAGAGAAGAAGGCGCTGAGGTTCACTTGGCAGGTTTGGAAAAAGATAAAACATACATCGGCAAATATGGTGTACCTGCAAAGGCAGAGTACTCCTGGGACGATTTAAACGCTGCTGATTATGATGGGATTTTGGTTCCAGGCGGCTGGGCTCCGGATAAAATCCGTAGATACAGTGCCGTACTAAAGCTTGTACAGGATTTCAATACTGCTAAAAAACCTATTGGGCAGATTTGCCACGCAGGTTGGGTATTAATCTCCGCTAAAATTCTGGAAGGTGTAACTGTCACCTCCACACCAGGCATCCGTGATGATATGGAGAATGCCGGAGCGATCTGGAAAGATGAAGCTGTGGTTACGGATGGACATATTATCTCCGCTCGGCGCCCGCCGGATCTTCCGCCGTATGGCAAAGCTTTTTGCGATGCACTTGCAGGGGAATAG
- the ccpA gene encoding catabolite control protein A, which yields MTVTIYDVAREAGVSMATVSRVVNNNPNVKPQTRKKVFEAIERLGYRPNAVARGLASKKTTTVGVVIPDISNSIFAEIARGIEDIANMYHYNIILCNADKRKEKEIRVINTLLEKQVDGLLFMGGTVTEEHIQAFQTSAVPIVLCATRDEKGTYPSVDIDHETAAFDAVNTLIRHGHREIAMISGTLQDPANGYARFHGYKKALEQAGIEYQEDLVRIGNYRYESGVEAMKYFLGLKKKPTAIFAATDEMAIGAIHSIQDEGLKVPDDFSIISVDNIRMASMVRPLLTTVAQPMYDLGAVAMRLLTKLMKKETVENPRVILPHETILRLSVNHLNK from the coding sequence TTGACGGTAACCATTTACGATGTAGCTCGAGAAGCAGGCGTATCTATGGCTACGGTATCACGGGTTGTGAACAATAACCCTAACGTGAAACCGCAGACCCGGAAGAAAGTTTTTGAAGCGATTGAACGTTTGGGATATCGTCCCAATGCCGTGGCGAGAGGACTTGCCAGTAAGAAAACGACAACCGTTGGGGTTGTCATCCCTGATATTTCAAACTCGATATTTGCAGAAATTGCACGTGGGATTGAAGATATCGCGAACATGTATCATTACAATATCATATTGTGTAACGCGGATAAGCGTAAAGAAAAGGAAATCCGTGTCATCAATACCCTTTTGGAGAAACAGGTCGATGGTCTGCTCTTCATGGGTGGTACAGTAACTGAAGAACATATCCAAGCTTTCCAGACTTCTGCAGTTCCGATTGTCCTATGTGCTACACGGGATGAGAAGGGAACTTATCCTTCCGTTGACATCGATCATGAAACCGCTGCTTTTGATGCAGTGAATACTCTGATTCGTCACGGCCACCGTGAAATCGCAATGATCAGTGGTACATTGCAGGATCCTGCGAATGGATATGCGCGATTCCATGGTTATAAGAAGGCCCTTGAACAGGCTGGAATTGAGTATCAAGAGGATTTAGTTCGTATCGGTAATTACCGCTATGAATCTGGTGTCGAAGCCATGAAGTATTTCCTTGGACTCAAGAAGAAGCCAACCGCTATTTTTGCCGCAACTGATGAAATGGCAATTGGTGCAATTCACAGTATTCAAGATGAAGGTCTGAAAGTACCGGATGACTTCTCCATCATTAGTGTGGACAACATCCGTATGGCTTCGATGGTTCGTCCATTGTTGACAACAGTAGCTCAGCCTATGTATGACCTAGGCGCAGTAGCAATGAGACTTTTGACGAAACTCATGAAGAAAGAGACGGTTGAGAATCCGCGGGTTATCCTGCCTCATGAAACGATTCTCCGCTTGTCTGTTAATCATCTGAATAAGTAA
- a CDS encoding 5'-methylthioadenosine/adenosylhomocysteine nucleosidase → MREIIGLIGAMDEEIKLLLERMENRETKVKAGVRYYIGNILGKSVVLCKSGVGKVNAAVTTQILIDTFGVSRVLFTGVAGAVHPELNIGDIVISSTCVQHDMDATPLGFSRGEIPYQENSVFQADPALIILAERACSELGQKYLVGKVLSGDQFISNAEIVAKLREELDGACVEMEGAAVAQVCVMNATPFVIIRSMSDKSDGSANVSFKEFTVEASQRSHSILEFMLQHL, encoded by the coding sequence TTGCGTGAAATTATCGGATTAATTGGTGCGATGGATGAAGAGATTAAGCTACTGCTGGAAAGGATGGAGAATAGGGAAACGAAGGTCAAAGCAGGAGTACGATATTACATAGGAAATATATTAGGAAAGTCAGTAGTGCTCTGTAAGTCTGGGGTAGGTAAAGTGAATGCAGCAGTTACGACTCAAATTCTGATTGATACCTTCGGTGTGTCACGAGTGCTGTTTACTGGGGTTGCTGGAGCTGTGCATCCTGAATTGAATATTGGTGATATTGTTATATCGTCTACTTGCGTCCAGCATGATATGGATGCTACGCCACTTGGTTTTTCGAGAGGTGAAATACCTTACCAAGAAAATTCCGTCTTTCAGGCTGACCCTGCATTGATAATCCTTGCTGAAAGGGCGTGTAGCGAGCTAGGCCAAAAGTACTTGGTAGGCAAAGTACTTTCAGGTGATCAATTCATTTCTAATGCGGAGATTGTAGCCAAACTAAGAGAGGAATTAGACGGAGCGTGCGTGGAGATGGAAGGGGCGGCGGTTGCACAAGTATGTGTGATGAACGCCACTCCCTTTGTTATTATTCGTTCGATGTCTGATAAGTCTGATGGATCAGCAAATGTGAGTTTTAAGGAATTCACGGTAGAAGCCTCACAGCGTTCACATTCTATATTAGAATTTATGCTCCAGCACCTCTAA
- a CDS encoding GNAT family N-acetyltransferase, translating to MEHRKIPVSHTLSYKGRTITVSGPRSPEDLEVLHMHHDLDAFRKPIEQQEALIEIASLPEGRIITAVENGTIVGYVTFHYPDEMELWSQGGMMDLIELGAIEVSNDYRGAGLGRLLISTAFEREQLENCIIFTTEYYWHWDLKGSGLDVWAYRQMMERLMKTVNMVWYATDDPEICSHPANCLMVRIGQEVPMSSQETFDRVRFRQRFMY from the coding sequence ATGGAACATCGTAAAATCCCTGTTTCCCATACGCTTTCATATAAAGGTAGAACAATTACAGTAAGTGGCCCCCGATCTCCAGAGGACCTAGAAGTCCTCCATATGCATCATGATCTTGATGCCTTCCGCAAGCCGATAGAACAGCAAGAAGCTCTCATAGAGATTGCTAGCCTACCAGAAGGACGTATAATAACTGCTGTGGAGAATGGCACTATAGTAGGCTATGTAACCTTTCATTATCCGGATGAAATGGAACTATGGTCACAGGGTGGAATGATGGATCTAATTGAGCTTGGGGCTATAGAAGTGAGTAATGATTATAGAGGAGCCGGACTTGGCCGGCTGCTGATATCTACTGCTTTTGAGCGGGAGCAACTAGAGAATTGTATCATCTTTACAACGGAGTATTATTGGCATTGGGATTTAAAAGGAAGTGGGCTTGATGTTTGGGCTTATCGTCAAATGATGGAGCGGTTAATGAAAACTGTAAATATGGTTTGGTATGCTACGGATGATCCCGAAATCTGTTCACATCCAGCGAACTGCCTAATGGTTCGTATTGGACAAGAGGTACCTATGTCCTCACAGGAGACCTTCGACAGGGTACGCTTTAGGCAACGCTTCATGTACTAA
- the acsA gene encoding acetate--CoA ligase — protein MGQVHSEILPGRVQSSNMSDYTEAVANFKWEDVERNFSWYDTGKVNMAHEAVDRHVQEGRGAATALLYSDAVREESYTFADLQERSNRFGNVLRKYGIGKGDRVFIFMPRQPELYFSLLGILKIGAIAGPLFEAFMETAVKDRLEDSGAVALVTTPELLHRVKRDELPNLRHIFLVGGTTDIEQGNLGFTEEMANASSDLELEWLDLDDGLIMHYTSGSTGKPKGVYHVQRAMIQHYYTGRVVLDLRPNDIYWCTADPGWVTGTSYGIFSPWLNGVTNVVRGGRFSPQDWYKTIERNKVSVWYSAPTAFRMLMGAGESSIQGIDLSSLRHVLSVGEPLNPEVVRWGDKFYNQRIHDTWWMTETGAQLICNYPGMDIKPGSMGRPIPGVEAAILDDRGNVLPPFSMGNLAIRTPWPSMMNSIWNNPTKYEEYFRIPGWYISGDSAYMDDDGYFWFQGRIDDVINSSGERIGPFEVESKLVEHPAVAEAGVIGKPDLVRGEIIKAFISLREGYTPTAALKEEIAAFVKAGLSAHAAPREIEFKDKLPKTRSGKIMRRVLKAWELHLPTGDLSTIED, from the coding sequence ATGGGTCAAGTCCATAGCGAAATTTTGCCAGGCCGTGTGCAGAGCTCCAATATGTCTGATTACACCGAGGCAGTAGCCAATTTTAAGTGGGAGGATGTTGAACGTAACTTCTCATGGTATGACACTGGCAAAGTAAATATGGCACATGAAGCAGTGGATCGCCACGTTCAAGAAGGACGGGGAGCGGCAACGGCCCTGCTCTACAGTGATGCTGTGCGGGAAGAATCCTACACATTTGCCGATCTGCAGGAACGTTCGAATCGGTTCGGAAATGTGTTGCGTAAATATGGCATCGGTAAAGGAGATCGGGTATTTATTTTTATGCCTCGCCAACCGGAACTATATTTTAGTTTACTAGGCATTTTGAAGATTGGGGCAATAGCAGGACCTCTGTTCGAAGCCTTTATGGAGACAGCAGTTAAGGACCGGCTGGAAGATAGCGGTGCCGTTGCTTTGGTTACTACACCTGAACTACTTCATCGTGTAAAGCGAGATGAGCTCCCGAATTTGCGTCATATTTTTCTAGTAGGCGGTACCACTGATATCGAGCAAGGTAACTTAGGTTTCACGGAGGAGATGGCTAACGCATCTTCTGACCTTGAATTGGAATGGCTTGACCTGGACGATGGCCTTATCATGCATTATACATCTGGTTCTACGGGAAAACCTAAAGGCGTTTATCATGTGCAAAGAGCAATGATTCAACATTATTATACAGGTAGAGTGGTGCTGGATCTACGTCCAAATGATATTTACTGGTGTACAGCAGATCCGGGCTGGGTGACTGGAACATCTTACGGAATATTTTCTCCATGGTTAAATGGAGTAACGAATGTCGTGAGAGGGGGGCGTTTTAGCCCTCAGGATTGGTATAAGACGATTGAACGAAATAAAGTTAGTGTTTGGTACAGTGCCCCAACAGCATTTCGTATGTTGATGGGTGCAGGGGAGAGTTCAATACAGGGCATTGATTTGAGCAGTCTGCGCCATGTACTGTCTGTTGGGGAACCGTTAAATCCTGAAGTGGTACGGTGGGGAGACAAATTTTACAATCAGCGCATTCATGATACTTGGTGGATGACAGAGACGGGGGCACAACTGATCTGCAATTATCCTGGAATGGATATCAAGCCTGGCTCTATGGGTCGACCGATACCGGGAGTTGAAGCAGCAATTCTAGATGACCGGGGCAATGTTCTCCCACCGTTCTCTATGGGGAATCTTGCGATACGGACTCCTTGGCCATCTATGATGAATTCGATCTGGAACAATCCGACGAAGTATGAGGAATATTTCCGTATTCCTGGTTGGTACATTTCTGGAGATTCCGCTTATATGGATGATGATGGGTATTTCTGGTTCCAAGGACGAATTGATGACGTTATCAATTCTTCTGGCGAGCGTATTGGCCCCTTTGAAGTGGAGAGTAAATTGGTAGAGCATCCAGCTGTAGCAGAAGCGGGTGTAATTGGTAAACCGGACCTGGTGCGAGGAGAAATTATTAAGGCTTTCATCTCGCTGAGAGAAGGTTACACTCCTACTGCTGCTCTGAAAGAGGAGATCGCAGCATTTGTTAAAGCTGGATTGTCTGCTCATGCTGCACCGAGAGAGATCGAATTTAAGGATAAACTTCCTAAGACTCGATCGGGTAAAATCATGCGGCGTGTATTAAAGGCTTGGGAGCTTCATCTCCCGACTGGCGATTTATCAACGATAGAGGACTAG
- a CDS encoding transglycosylase domain-containing protein codes for MVQENKKKNVKKPSPRRSGLSRFGSVVKWMFILGIIGILFAGGAVAGYVTSIVKDDPVRSEEMIQQQVSQNAITGFAYFRDGAPIGQLRTEEDRRLIEYNDIPQLIIDAVLAIEDNNFNEHNGVDFKGTLRAVKQKLLNESVQTGGSTLTQQLARRVFLNLDRTEDRKVKEILLSLRLERFLTKQEILTAYLNKVPFGNGSNGYNVFGIKAASKGIFGLDDLDKLNIAQAAYLAGLPQLPSTYSAFNGVGEFNAKAFNRAMDRQQLVLRRMLEENKITTSQYDEALKFDIKSSLAPHTKKAYATYPYLMMETERKAAEIILSLNEEKNSTTDTASSSDNAVLLEEARQQLMTGGYRVYTTIDKKVYSAMHSISEDSSNFTKDSKTKGIEQTAGILIDNKTGAILGMIEGRDFNIEQMNYATQMVRQPGSTMKPISAYLPALDAGLIQPAGILDDAPIILKDRGTSFHIPKNANNRYQGLVTARYALNKSLNLPALKLFNEKVGIEDAWAFTKKLGITTLTEDDYRAQTGVIGGLRYGTSVEELTNAYSAIGNQGAFNDAYMIEKIVDSEGKIVYQHKVNPEQVFSAQTAYLMTDMLRTVITEGTASTVRRDYKHFKDVPIVGKTGSTQNYGDVWFMGYTPDVTLGMWVGYKEQINTLTGDTQKRQAQTLWAKVMNAVIDKQPDIFVTDKFTQPEGIVKKTVSAYSGKLPTDLTDKFTTDLFNAKYVPTESDDGISKAKYITYNGVNYIPLEGTPEDFLKEKIVVKREKPIQELVKELLAAFPKMKEHKSLEYYMPADAKTDFPTEVDPRVDDGSAPSAPGNVSVSYSTGKAVISFSPSGSPDVVGYRLYRSLNGGSFQKQAVITADESKVFSPGTPASANATFYVSAVDVAGNETASGSVAGGTTPTPEATPSPDQQPETTPPTDTEGTPGEDIEIPGTILPTPTSAPSGEGNSSGNSNSGTAGNTSGNH; via the coding sequence ATGGTTCAAGAGAACAAGAAAAAAAACGTAAAGAAGCCTTCACCCCGCAGATCCGGGCTCAGCAGGTTTGGTTCTGTAGTTAAGTGGATGTTTATTCTTGGCATAATAGGCATTCTGTTCGCCGGCGGTGCTGTAGCAGGATATGTCACTTCCATTGTGAAAGATGATCCTGTTCGCTCCGAGGAAATGATTCAACAGCAAGTCAGTCAAAATGCTATCACCGGATTCGCATACTTCCGTGATGGTGCCCCAATCGGCCAGCTTCGTACAGAAGAAGACCGAAGGCTCATTGAATACAACGATATCCCCCAGCTTATTATTGATGCAGTTCTAGCTATAGAGGACAATAATTTTAATGAGCATAATGGTGTGGATTTCAAAGGCACCTTACGTGCTGTCAAACAAAAGTTATTAAACGAATCCGTACAGACCGGGGGCAGTACACTTACTCAACAGCTTGCAAGACGTGTATTCCTGAATCTGGATCGGACAGAAGATCGTAAAGTAAAAGAAATACTGCTCTCACTTAGACTGGAGCGCTTCTTGACCAAGCAAGAGATATTAACGGCTTATCTGAACAAGGTTCCGTTCGGTAATGGCTCGAATGGCTACAACGTATTTGGGATTAAAGCTGCATCCAAAGGTATATTCGGTCTGGATGATCTGGACAAGTTGAATATTGCCCAAGCGGCGTATTTGGCCGGTCTTCCACAGCTTCCATCCACTTATTCAGCATTCAATGGCGTTGGAGAATTCAACGCAAAGGCGTTCAATAGAGCTATGGATCGTCAACAACTTGTACTTCGTCGCATGCTAGAGGAGAATAAGATCACTACTTCCCAATATGATGAAGCACTCAAATTTGATATTAAAAGTTCCCTCGCTCCTCATACTAAAAAAGCCTATGCTACATATCCATACCTGATGATGGAAACGGAGCGTAAAGCAGCTGAGATTATTCTATCTCTAAATGAAGAGAAAAACAGTACAACGGATACTGCTAGCTCTAGTGATAATGCCGTGCTTCTTGAGGAAGCAAGACAACAGTTAATGACTGGTGGTTACAGAGTCTACACCACGATTGATAAGAAAGTATACAGTGCAATGCACAGTATCTCCGAAGATAGTAGTAATTTCACCAAGGACAGCAAAACAAAAGGCATCGAACAGACGGCTGGCATATTGATCGACAACAAGACCGGAGCCATTCTCGGTATGATTGAGGGCCGCGATTTTAATATCGAGCAAATGAACTACGCAACCCAAATGGTCCGGCAACCTGGTTCAACGATGAAGCCGATTTCAGCTTACCTACCTGCCTTGGACGCTGGACTGATTCAACCTGCTGGGATCTTGGATGATGCTCCAATCATTTTGAAGGATCGCGGAACAAGCTTCCATATCCCTAAAAATGCTAACAATCGCTATCAGGGCTTAGTTACGGCTCGTTATGCGCTTAACAAATCACTCAACCTGCCGGCGCTTAAACTGTTTAACGAGAAGGTCGGAATAGAGGATGCTTGGGCCTTTACTAAAAAGCTAGGGATTACTACCCTCACCGAAGATGATTACAGAGCGCAGACTGGGGTTATAGGTGGTCTTCGATACGGTACATCCGTTGAAGAATTAACGAATGCCTATTCCGCCATTGGCAATCAGGGAGCATTTAATGATGCTTACATGATCGAGAAGATTGTGGATTCGGAAGGCAAGATCGTATATCAGCACAAGGTTAACCCTGAACAAGTATTCTCTGCACAAACTGCTTATCTAATGACCGATATGCTCCGTACGGTAATCACAGAAGGTACTGCAAGTACAGTAAGAAGAGATTATAAACACTTTAAAGACGTACCGATTGTAGGTAAGACTGGTTCCACTCAGAACTATGGAGATGTCTGGTTCATGGGCTACACCCCTGATGTCACACTTGGCATGTGGGTTGGTTATAAGGAACAAATCAATACCCTTACAGGAGATACACAAAAACGACAAGCACAGACCTTATGGGCTAAAGTCATGAATGCTGTTATCGATAAGCAGCCGGACATATTTGTAACAGACAAATTCACACAACCTGAGGGAATTGTCAAAAAGACAGTTTCCGCATACAGCGGTAAACTGCCAACGGATCTAACTGACAAATTCACAACGGATCTTTTCAATGCGAAATATGTACCTACAGAGAGTGACGACGGTATTTCCAAAGCTAAGTACATTACTTACAATGGTGTCAATTATATCCCGCTCGAAGGTACACCGGAGGATTTTCTGAAGGAAAAAATCGTAGTTAAACGGGAAAAACCGATCCAGGAATTAGTTAAGGAGCTCTTGGCAGCCTTCCCTAAGATGAAGGAGCATAAATCGCTGGAGTATTATATGCCAGCCGATGCTAAGACAGATTTCCCTACTGAAGTCGATCCACGCGTGGACGATGGTTCCGCCCCTTCTGCTCCTGGAAATGTTAGTGTCTCATACAGCACTGGAAAAGCTGTGATCAGCTTCTCCCCAAGCGGCTCTCCTGATGTAGTAGGATACCGCTTATACCGTTCTTTAAACGGCGGGTCTTTCCAGAAGCAAGCTGTAATTACGGCTGACGAGAGTAAGGTGTTCTCGCCAGGAACACCTGCGAGTGCCAATGCAACATTCTATGTTAGCGCTGTTGATGTCGCAGGTAATGAGACAGCCTCTGGTAGCGTTGCTGGAGGCACTACACCAACACCGGAAGCAACACCATCTCCGGATCAGCAACCGGAAACAACGCCTCCTACAGACACTGAAGGCACACCAGGAGAGGATATCGAGATTCCAGGAACTATTCTACCTACGCCTACATCAGCGCCATCTGGCGAAGGTAACAGTAGCGGGAACAGTAATAGTGGTACAGCCGGCAATACGTCTGGAAACCATTAA
- the rpsD gene encoding 30S ribosomal protein S4, producing MARYTGPKFKLSRRLGISLSGTGKDLKRPFPPGQHGANQRRKVSNYGMQLLEKQKLRHMYGLGEKQFKTLFTKAQKLPGLAGENFMFLLESRLDNLVYRLGFANSRAGARQLVSHGHVTVNGKKVDIASYRVSLGDVIGLRERSQSMASIKEALANRSHLPAYLEYAEGSFEGKYIRLPERSELSQDIDEKQIVEFYNR from the coding sequence ATGGCACGTTACACCGGACCTAAATTCAAACTCAGCCGCCGTCTGGGAATTTCCCTTAGCGGTACAGGAAAAGATTTGAAACGCCCTTTTCCACCAGGACAACACGGAGCTAACCAACGCAGAAAAGTAAGTAACTACGGAATGCAGCTTTTGGAAAAACAAAAACTGCGTCACATGTATGGTTTGGGAGAGAAACAATTCAAAACTCTCTTCACTAAAGCACAAAAGCTTCCAGGTCTTGCGGGCGAAAACTTCATGTTCTTGCTTGAAAGCCGCTTGGACAACCTAGTTTACCGTCTTGGATTTGCTAACTCCCGTGCTGGTGCACGTCAGTTGGTATCCCACGGACACGTAACTGTTAACGGCAAAAAAGTCGACATCGCTTCTTACCGTGTAAGCTTGGGCGACGTTATCGGTCTTCGCGAAAGAAGCCAAAGCATGGCTTCCATCAAAGAAGCTCTTGCTAACCGTTCCCACCTTCCAGCTTACCTGGAATATGCTGAAGGATCTTTCGAAGGTAAATATATTCGTTTGCCAGAACGTTCCGAGCTTTCCCAGGATATCGATGAGAAACAAATCGTCGAGTTCTACAACCGTTAA